The window GTGCTCGTCGTCGTCGCCGGTGGCGCCGGGTTCCTCGGGGCCAACCTGGTCGATCGGCTCCAGGCCGAGGGTGACGAGGTGGTGGTCGTCGACGACCTCTCCCATGGCCACCTGGCCAACCTGACCGAGGCGCGCCGCCGCGGCGGGATCCGCTTCCACCGGATGGACGTCGCGCAGGGTGGGCTGGCCACCCTGGCCGGCCGGATCGAGGCCGACGCGTGGGTGCACCTGGCCACCGCGACCGACCCGGTACGCGCCTGGTCGGACCCCACCGGCGAGGCGCGGGCGGTGATCCCCGCCGGGATCGAGGTCCTGCGGGCGGGCGCCGACAGCGGGGCAAGGGTGGTCCTCATCTCCTCCGGCGCCTACCTCCACCCCTCCCAGCGCCGCGGCGCGACCCAGGCCGACGAGCCGCCCCTGCCGGCGCACCCGTTCGGAGCCGCCCGCCTGGCGGTGGAGGCCTACGCCGGTGTGTTCGCCGCCCGCGGGCTGGACGTGGCCACGCTGGTCCTCGGGACCGTCTACGGCCCGCGGCAGGACCCGCTCGGCCCTGGCCTGGTCGCCAGGGCCGCCTGGTCGATGCTGCAGGGCCAGCCGCCGCGGGTGGAGGGCGACGGCCGCCAGGAGCGGGACTTCCTGTTCGTGGACGACGCGGTCGACGCCGTCGCGCGCGCCGTCCATGCCGGCACGCCGCCCGGCCGGGTGCTGGTCGGCACCGGGGTCGCGACCTCCGCGCTCGACGTCGTCGAGCGGCTTGCGGGCAAGCTCGGCTGGTCGGGGGAGCCCGAATGGGCGCCGGCCCGGCCGGGCGACCCCCGCCGCTCGGCCCTCGACCCGGCGCAGGCCGCCAAGGCGCTCGGCTGGCATCCGTGGACGCGGCTGGAGGAGGGACTGAGCACGACGGCGGGCTGGTTACGGG is drawn from Actinomycetes bacterium and contains these coding sequences:
- a CDS encoding NAD-dependent epimerase/dehydratase family protein, whose amino-acid sequence is MLVVVAGGAGFLGANLVDRLQAEGDEVVVVDDLSHGHLANLTEARRRGGIRFHRMDVAQGGLATLAGRIEADAWVHLATATDPVRAWSDPTGEARAVIPAGIEVLRAGADSGARVVLISSGAYLHPSQRRGATQADEPPLPAHPFGAARLAVEAYAGVFAARGLDVATLVLGTVYGPRQDPLGPGLVARAAWSMLQGQPPRVEGDGRQERDFLFVDDAVDAVARAVHAGTPPGRVLVGTGVATSALDVVERLAGKLGWSGEPEWAPARPGDPRRSALDPAQAAKALGWHPWTRLEEGLSTTAGWLRDRLPGHHRYSGR